The following nucleotide sequence is from Phycisphaera sp..
TCCGCGGCGTGCGTCCGGTCGCGTTCCTGGTCCACAGCGAGGTCGAGATCGTCGAGGGCCGCCAGCCCAGGGCCGGCCAGGACGAGATCATCGTCGGCTCGCTCGCCGCCACGCGCCTAGGCCTGCCCGACGAACGCCTCGCCGTCGGCAAGACCCTGCACTTCGACAACCGCGATTGGTCGATCGTCGGCCGATTCCGTGCGTCCAACACCGTGATGGACGCCGAGATCTGGATGCCCATCATCGACCTGCAGGTGGCCACCAAGCGCGAGGCCACGCTCTCGGCCGTCGTGGTGAGCCTCGACACCGCACGCTTCTCCGAGGTGGACCTCTTCGCCAAGGGCCGGCTCGACCTGGAGATCACCGCCATGCGCGAGGCGGACTACTACGCCTCGATCGCCGCGTTCTACCGCCCCATCCGCATCATGGTCATCGTCACCGCCTCGCTCATCGCGCTGGGCGGGCTGCTCGGCGGGCTCAACACCATGTACGCGTCCTTCGCAGCCCGCGTGCGCGAGATCGGCACGCTGCAGTCGTTCGGCTTCACGCGCCTGGCCATCGTCACCAGCCTCAGCGAAGAATCGCTCTTCGCCGCCGCCATCGGCACCATCTTCGGTGCCATCCTGGGCCTATTGCTTCTCGATGGCCTGGCCGTCAAGTTCTCGATGGGCGCCTTCGCGCTCACGCTCGACGCCCCGGTCATGCTCTCCGGGCTCGCCGGCGGCGTGCTCGTTGGCCTCGTCGGCGCAATCCCACCGGCGATCCGTTGTTTGCGTTTACCCATTCCCCAAGCCCTCAAGATGCACTGAGTATCATCATCCAACCGAAAGGAAACTCCCCATGAGTCTTATCCGCACCATCGCTACCGCGTCCATCGCCGGCCTCGCGTTCGGCGTCGTGGCCTGCCAGGAAGAAGCCGCCCCAACCACGGGTGACTCAACCAGCAGCGCCGCCCCCACCACCGCCAACTGGCAGCTCGCGTCCATGCCCGCCGATGCCCAGGGCGTCAAGGCCATCAAGGACACCGCCGCCGAGGGCGACACCGTCACCGTCCGCGGCATCATCGGCGGCCGCAAGGACGCGCTCAGCACCGACTCGGCCTTCTTCGTGATGGTCGATCCCGGCCTCGAGAACATCTGCACAAGCGAGGACGACCACTGCGCCACGCCCTGGGACTACTGCTGCGCCATGCCCGAGGACGTCCAGGCCAACAGCGCCACCGTCCAGCTCGTCGACGCCGACGGCAACCCGCTCGAGTTCGATCTCTCGGCCCAGGGCGTCTCGCCTTTGGACGAAGTCGTGGTCGTGGGCACCGTCGCCGCCCGGCCGACGCCGCAGGTACTCACGATCCGCGCGACGGGGCTGCACCGCGTGGGCCAGTAGGCCATAATGCCCCATGTCCGACGCCCAAAAGATCATCGCCGCAATTTCCGAATTACATAAGCGCTACGCCGACCTCGATGAGGGCGAACTCGCCGACTACATCCCCGAACTGGCCAACGTCGATCCTTCGCTGTTCTCCATCGCCGTGGTGACCGCCGACGGCCAGGTCTGCTCGGTGGGCGACGACGCGGTGCCCTTTACGATCCAGTCGTCGTCCAAGCCCTTCACCTATGGCCACGCCCTGGGCCTGCACGGCCGCAGCGCCGTGCTGGGCCGCGTGGGCGTCGAGCCCACCGGCGACGCGTTCAACTCGATCATCAAGCTCGACGCGGCCAACCGCCCGCACAACCCGTGCGTGAACAGCGGCGCGATCGCCGTCACCAGCCTGCTTCGCGAGATGGACGCCACCGCAAGCGTCAAGCAACTGCTCGACAGCTTCAACCGTTTCGCCGGCCGCAAGCTCAGCGTCGACCTGCCCGTCTTCACCAGCGAACGCACCCACGGCAACCGCAACCGCGCCATCGCCTATCTCATGCTGCACTTCGGCATGATCGAGGGCGACGTCGACGCCATCCTCGACCTCTACTTCCAGCAATGCGCCATCCAGGTCACCTGCACCGATCTGGCCGCCATGGCGGGCACGCTGGCCAACGGCGGCATCAACCCCCTCACGGGCGAGCGGGCCCTCGACGCCGCCTACGTCCGCGACGTGCTTACCGTCATGCAGACCTGCGGCATGTACGACTACTCCGGACAGTGGGCC
It contains:
- a CDS encoding ABC transporter permease, with translation MKLRQLPFEYAYRNLGRSRMRMLASIIGATLVVLLVLSAAGFVRGMQLTLTQSEGLHENVIIMSTGSEEALERSQIDASTAGQAIASIPGLAERGGVTYASPEINIALPVNTDASDTTPRQAVIRGVRPVAFLVHSEVEIVEGRQPRAGQDEIIVGSLAATRLGLPDERLAVGKTLHFDNRDWSIVGRFRASNTVMDAEIWMPIIDLQVATKREATLSAVVVSLDTARFSEVDLFAKGRLDLEITAMREADYYASIAAFYRPIRIMVIVTASLIALGGLLGGLNTMYASFAARVREIGTLQSFGFTRLAIVTSLSEESLFAAAIGTIFGAILGLLLLDGLAVKFSMGAFALTLDAPVMLSGLAGGVLVGLVGAIPPAIRCLRLPIPQALKMH
- the glsA gene encoding glutaminase A produces the protein MSDAQKIIAAISELHKRYADLDEGELADYIPELANVDPSLFSIAVVTADGQVCSVGDDAVPFTIQSSSKPFTYGHALGLHGRSAVLGRVGVEPTGDAFNSIIKLDAANRPHNPCVNSGAIAVTSLLREMDATASVKQLLDSFNRFAGRKLSVDLPVFTSERTHGNRNRAIAYLMLHFGMIEGDVDAILDLYFQQCAIQVTCTDLAAMAGTLANGGINPLTGERALDAAYVRDVLTVMQTCGMYDYSGQWAYTVGLPAKSGISGGIFAVVPGRLGIACYSPKVDHHGHSVRGLRVFEDLSHEFGLHLFEVDQPDESAAIDTMFEKRDAEDEPPAALPESPTAYTPDRGRAPEHSE